tatatttaagctatattttgaatttttaaaactcttttattatatttttctcacatgtgcaatatactttttcaggttttttatatatttttctctcttttttatatttgaagcacatgtcaccagcattaagatttccttaactttttgacttttcagtactataagtttaagatacatttgccaatgcataccccaaaaagcttgtgcctataaaaatgatgccactaattatttaaaataaattatgggactttgcttaataattctgtctgattccaggacaagatatatacaacagagccattgcacaggaccaaagaaaagccaatccaggatggattgatgcacttctaggccaatacaaaagtcttgaacctagtgtgaagactcgaggttactgtttttaatatgttgttatgacataggctttccttgtgtccacactcactctgaaaatactcacagatgagtatccccaaacttggctcctacttggcttctataatctggtccccttttctgcctttcatagtgtggtacctttctgtagttctggctactgactgggtaaatgcatcattgctttggtcattttaattgggccctgattcaaggacctattatagatttatttttctttttactttggatttttacacataagactttgatagtctatattttcatccagaaatttttcttttttatttggatttttctgatatctttttaatttctcttaccaattgattcatatacctcatacctcagccatgcatccctaagtgatttttcaatcaccttcttaatgagggaatataaaaaaaatcattattttaaattgtaaaatttaaattccttttgagaagaattttaggtaaagaaacatgatatctctctgaatccagaaattgaactgttggagaagacaccatgaagaagcctctagaccacaagctgcacaaaaatgaactttgggtgtagttgattgaacatttatttgtatgtaatctttcatgccaaagggtactgccccctaactggctttttgtcaatgcgtccagcaattattgcttttgttttttattttttctcttatcctcaaattattgtaatctttaaattgattatgttgttatgatcctttgggaaagtcctccccagaggatcaaactgaggagtgtaaaaatagacttgaatccaggacttcaatccccacaaatccttgctccatttccccagaatgccctctaatctcaatGGATTCTCatgtgggctgagatcgagaaggtaattaacctgattggaaaggcccttttggtttttttttttttttctggttccgCTTGCAAGGAGACTTGGCTCTTttgataatgtaggtgaggttgtgtctaggcctctctgtggcatAGACACGTGTTTTCTCattctgtaatttctttaatcctcaacctttaaaaaaacctctaaaaatataatactccttacagagagaaactaatttctacctgccccagttcctgccaaaattttaatctttacaccaccAAGCATGGAGGAATCACTGACACATTGGATCACAGAGTCAACACCCCAATCATATCATTGCACTTACATATTAGGCTagtttaaatgaaaattaataggataaatataaaatcatacaTTTGGCCTAAAAATAAGCTCTGTTGAAGGGTATTAGACAATTTTATATAGAAAACATTTCATCAACCAATGATGAACATAGATCTGTGGCTTTACTGAACTGAAAGTTCAGTACAAGTCAATAATATAGAATGACTCTTTGTTCATTATTCAGAAAGAATTTGAACTGGTGGATCTGTCTGATCCTGTGATCTCTGTGCTGGTCACTGGGATCCTGGAGTTGTTAAACTCATTGCCTCAATCTTAGTATTCCAGAAGAGATGATCTCCTCAGCAGTCATCAGTCTCTGGGACCGGCAAAAGCCATGAATGTGCAGCCACGGAGCATCCAAAGAGAATCAGATTTCCCTCTGGCAGTTAGACAAAAACTCCCACTTGAGTTGAAAGTATCTCCACTCCTACTTGTCACCCTTTAGTTCCCATCAGAAGAATCCTTAACTTAATGCTCTCTTCTTTTTCAGTCCATCCAATGGCTGCCCAGGGACTGAGAAGGGCAAAAGAGGTATTAATACAAAGTGGTGTCGTGCTACAATGTTGTTGTAAGTGTTAGGCAAAGCAGACTGCTgccaagaggagaagaaaaaggagaaaatgggaaagagcAGTGATAGAGAGCCAGTTGGAAATGTCTGAAATTAAGTTTCACTGAAACTTTTGATGTAACTTGTCCCCTCCCTCATTACAGATCCCTCAAATCCTTAGATTTTGTCATTGTAGTTCAGATCCAGAAATGTCTTTAGTGGGAAAGAGGTCTTTAGTGACCCATGACACCCCCTTAGTACTGTATAGGACAGATATCCCTAGAGGATCTAAAAGAAAAGTTGAAACTTTAGAGGAGATTTCAGCAAAACCATTGGTGACAGTATCAGTCACAGAAAATGCCACCACATGACAATCCATCCTCCCTCCTACAACACCTGTTCATTACAGCTCAGAGGCAGTAACAGAGCACTTGCTCATTGTGTTTAGCTTCTGCTCACAGCTAACAAAGATGaaactttctattttttactCCATGAGTAACAGTTTCCCAGACATCAACTCTAAGATAACTGATGCCAGGAAATAGCCACTAAAAGGTGCGTGCATTGAACTTAATTCTCTTGAAACACCTGCTTCAGTTCAGAGACATCAGAAGGGAGCCTCAGTATCACACTGGTCTATTATCCTTATTCTGCTTGCCTTTTCCAGAATCATTGGCTACCTCTGAAAGGGCCCTGTCCTTCCGTTGAGACAGGAGACAATAGAGTTGCATGTGGGCCCCATTCTCTGTTAGCTCAGATTCCTGATCCTCACACAATATTTCTGGCAATGAAAGTAAGCATTTTCAGGCTTTCCTGGAGAAGATAGTGAGGAATGAGGCTCTGTTATTCTGaatgcagatgaggaaagaaggCCTGCACTATTGAATCATGCTAAGACTTTGCTGAGGAAGGATTAGCATATACATATGATTGGATGCATGTGCATATAGACAGTTtatagacaaaaagaaacaaagatattTGGGAATCACTGTTAGCACTCTATTTAATATACACCAGATATATACTATATTGTATACTTTAACTCTACAAATGAATTATACATGAAgtaatatatgtgtttatatgcatACACAAGCACACAATATTTGGAAAAAATTCCCAGCTGTCCTATTCACATGATATTAGTCACAGAATAACACTGGGAAAGTGTCTTCATCTCTTGGGATCCTCACATAGGCTTCCATTTAGGTTTTAATCTCATCCAGATACTTCTTATCTCTGGCAATGTGAGCAAATTATTTTCTTGATaaaagtctccattttctcatttgtctaATGGGGATTGAGGGATTGAAGAAGTATTTTTGAAGTACCCAGACTTGCCTGGCACTGAAGACCATTAATACATCCACCTATTGGTCACTTGACCTGGGAGGGCCCTATGGTCAGTGTTAGAGATCTACAGTCTGAATCTCCACCACTTGGATAAGAATAAAACGAATGGGGAGAATCCAAAAGTCCACATTCGAGTATCAATTCTTGGAAAGTCAAATTTCCTTCATCTTGTCTAGATGCCCAGGTTCGATGTCTGGCCTGACACCCCAGACTTCAgctcatctttccttctcttccttcccaacAGGTTCAGCAGATTATAAAGCCCTGATGTCCACCAGAGCCTTCTTTACCCATTCACACTTTAAACATTTCTGGATAAcaattctccttccttctctcctccatagTGACTTCCATACAATTTCAGGCATGGCACCAAGTGTCCTAAGTATATGAGGGAAATGATGAGGGTGATTGGCCTTGCACCAGCCATGGCAAGCAGATGCATCCTTGTCACTCACACTGGCTCCTTCATTCAAGGATACCATTAaaggtcttttttctttcatgtgagAAATGAGGAAGTTTAGCATTTCAAAAAGTGTACTAATGCAATAGAAAATGAGATCAGGAAACTGATAGTCCCTTGTTCCTCCTTAGGCCAGAGGAGACTCATTATCACAAAGCAATCATTTACCCAGTAACAATGTCACAATAATAATATGAGATGTTTCTCACACAGGGTGACATGGAAGGAAGATTGTGTAACCCTGAGTAGTCGTTGAAAGTTGATAAGGGGAAGATAGGTCTCATTGGTGTGTACATGATTCTAAACTGTCCAACACACATTAGAGTGCAGATCTTAAAATATTCTGTATTTCCTGCTTTCTTGGTCTAAATTGTGGCAAGGAAACAGGGAGGCTGGATCTAGTCTGATTCCTTTATACTTTGGTTTGCCCAATCCTAATTTGGGCGTTGGTTCTGTCCTATTCTGGGTACTGAACGTGGCCCAGTCTGATCACAAGAGAGCATAGATTTTAGGTTGCCATTGAATTCCTCTCATGTCAGTGCCTGGAATCTATTGTGATGTGCATTGTCTCAGAAGAATGAAGTATAAAAGCCCATCTCAGTAGTTATCCCAGGTTTCGTCCTGTTGGAGTCTTCCAATTGCATTATTTCTGttgaaattcttgactttttatATTCCTTATAAATTCATTAGattttatacttttataataTACTTTAGTAGTTTAATTATACTCCTGAATAAATGATTTTagacaatattattattttaatcttgGTAAAGCCTTCCTGTAGGAGAAGCTGCTTGGGTCAAAAAGCTAAGagtttttagagatggagtgggAGTACATTAAAGTTGTCCTGGAGAAAGGTGCAGAGATAAGAGATGACAAGTTCTGAATAGGGCAGAGGGATTAGGCTCATTGACTGGAATATAATGTGTGGAAGAATAAAAACATTCAATAAGGTTGGGAAATACAATCTAGAttcttcatcattttaaaaacaaacacatgAAGCAACACCAGCAAGGAGGTAGAGCTGAGATGGTAGAGGAAAGGCAAGGACTCACCCAACCTCTCTTGAATTTCCtaccaaaagactttaaaataatattttaattatgatGGAAagactctaaaactgtgcataccttttgattcagcaataccacaaCTAGATCTAAATCCTGAAgagataaaaaggtaaaaaggacctacttatacaaaaatatccatTCTAGCTCTTCTTCTGGTTGTATAGAATTGGATATTGAGGTGTTGTCTGTCTATtggagaaagaatgaataagtatatgattgtgatggaatatttttgtgttCTAAGAAATGGTCagcatgatgatttcagaaaaacctggaacaGATTTATAGAGAGTGATTCAAAAtgatgtgagcagaaccaggagaaaattatacatagGAACCATTATATCGTCTGATGAACAACTGTGATAATTACTGTAATAGCTATTCTTACCAATACATTTATCCAAGAGAATCccaaggactgatgatgaaaaataccatcagCCTCCAGAAAAAGATCTGATGGACTGAATAGCTGGAATGACATAAATGTCTTGCCTCCTAACTTTGGGGAAGTGTCTCCTATCCAGGAGCTTTCTCTTGTTCAGGTCTTGGTTATATCTATCAAAGTGCTGATCACATCACCTACTATGGGAGGAGCCAAGGAAACAGAAAATCAATAGTAGAGCTTTATAGTGTCATGACTGAGGAAAGTTGGGTTGCAGGGATACTCCATTGCTCTCTCTGCCTCAGGGACTCTTGATGCTAAAACAAAAAGATGGAGGAAAACATTCATTGAGCCAAGTATGACTTTATTTGGTGGGCGAGGCAAACAAGTCAGAGTTCTACAGATGCCGCCAGTAGTAACTGAGATCCCATATTGTAAAATATACACTTTTATAGTTTCAtatatgttcattttaaaaattcaattaattaatttagaatacttttccatgttaacaaggtttttgttctttccctcccctccttgtgaagacaatgagcaattccacttgttttacatgtatcattcatcaaaatctatttccatagtaCTATTATTTGCCATAGACTTATATGCCATAATAAGACAGCTCCAATCCTCATTTCTGAGACATTCTCGATTCCCTCAATACCTTTCTAGACCTTTCTGGGCTCTGACACATTTTCAGATCTTCTTGGTCTCTGAGACCTTCCATGAATCAACTtaacatagagaatattataatgCACAGTCTCACACTTTGGAATAATACAGTCACACACATGATTCTTAAACAGATCCTAGTCTGGGTTTACACTCTTAATCTCACTGCTTGCACAGACTCCTGCCTGGGTCCATGTTCTGACTATAATTCACACAGTTGAAGGTATCACGTGAAGGGGATTCTTAAGCTAATACAACTGAGGGGCTGCTTAATTAGATTTCCTTTATGCAATGCTCATGATGTGCCAGGAAATCAGTGATAATGAGAGAAGCTGAGGCTGCGCTGCCTCAATGAGGTAAATATGGGCCTGAAACCCCTGAGAAGAGAGTGAGGTCACTGTCCCTGGAGGATTCCAGTGTGACCTGGATTTTACACTCTGAATGTTCCAGAAGAGATTATGATTCAGTGCACATGTGTGTGCTCACACGTATTATGTTGTATGATATGTTCACATGTGTTTTTCTGTGCTACATTCATATATGGGTGTTgagaatgtgtgtgtgggggtcaTCCTTTCCCTTGTTTTGGCCTCAATGAGGTTCCCTCTGTCCTGTGACACCCCTACAATACCTCCCCCCATGTAGTGACCTCATCAGGAACTGAGTCATGAAGAGTGAATGATTGGAACAGAGGCAGCCAGCGACAAAGAAACaccgagacagggagagaaacagaACCAGAGAGGATCCTGAGCCCCAACCTTGACCTAGAGAGGCAGGAATCTTGTCTCCTCTCCTAGAAAGGCAAAGTCAGCAGGGGTGGAGGAAGGCTGGTCATTTCATGGGCTCCCTTGTCTGAGCATCTTGTTCTCATCCTCAGGATAATTCATGCAGAGTGTTGGGGTGGGAAGtgtccctccccccatcccctcccaCCTGCTCCTCCCCCAGGGCCCTCTGCAGGACCACCCTGAGTGGCTCCCTCCCTCTTCTATGCCATTGGCTGCCCAGGAAGAAGTAAATGAAAGGGTTTGCGCTGCTGCTCACACAGGCCAGGAGACTGGGGACCTCAGAAAACATTAAAGGGAAGCGTCTAAAAATCCAAACTCCTTCAATAACCCCCAAGGGCAGCCCGCAGAGCAGGAACACGAGGACTGTGAGCAGCACCAGGAGGTAGAGCCTGGGAGGCTGCCTGTGCTGGGAGCTGCACTGGACCCTCAGCACCAGCGTCAGGCTGGACACACACAGCACACAGGTCAGGAGGGAGAACCACACGAACAGGACGAAGAACATAGAGGAGAAACGAAGAGCCATAAATGCTGCACTGAACAAGCCCAGCAGAGCCCATAGGATGGCGCACACAGCTGCAGACATGTGCTTGGGCCGGTGACATCTGTACCAGATGGGGAAGAGCACAGAGAGACAGCGCTCCGTGCTGATTGCAGCCAGCAAGCTCAGACCCACACAGTAAGACAGCCTTAGGATGCAGAACAATAGCAGCTTCAGGATGAGAGGCTTTAAATCTCCCAGAATTCTCCACATGTGGAGTCCAAAGAAGCTGCCAAGGAAGAGGGCGTCGGCAGCGGCCaggttgaggatgtagacagaGAAGGGGCTCCTCTGGGTGCGGAAGGCCAGCAGCCACAGGACGATGCTGTTCCCCACCAGCCCGACCAGGGCAACGACCAGAGAGAGAATCTCTGTCCAGTTGGGTAAGACAATTTTTCGATGTGCCTCACCTGGAAGATCTAAACTTGATTTTGTACTTGTCTGCACTGTGGTGTTAAGAACCAATTCCCACTGCTCAGCTGTGGGAGACTCAGCCATGGTAGGTGGCTCCAGCCTCAGAAAACGCTCCTCTCAGTCACCCTGGAGACAACAAGACAGGGAAGTGGGTGAGAGACTGTTCCAGAGttattgattcaaagagggaaggttgaattttctatttttaaaaagaaagggaggggggcagctgggaggctcagtggatggagagccaggcctagagatgggaggtcctgggtccaaatttgatctcagacacttcctatctgggtgaccctgggcaagtcacttgacccctattgcctagctgtTATCCctattcttccttggaaccaatagacagtattgtttctaaggcaaaagctgaaggttaaaaaaaaaaaaaaacttatcttctttcttagaattgataatacatgttgatttgaaggaagaagatcaGTAATggccaggcagttggggttaagtgacttgtccagggtcacacagctaagaattggCTCAGGACAGATTCGAATACATTTATTCGTTCCTCCTGAACTGGCACTCCATCcacagtgctacctagctgcccatgagATTCTTTGTTAGACATGGTTTGCAATAGGGTATCACTATACTCGTTTCTACATGTGAAaacatattatattgttatacttTATTTCAATTAGTCCAGGGAGGGTGGCTCAGGGATTGTCTACTGTTCAGTTTCAGATTGACTCTGTGGGAAAATTCTGCCATTTTTCTCTTCCAGGGTTCCATGGGCTCCAAAGGGAAGACTCTCCCATGAAACacctgatttttctttctcctgcctCTCTGACCAGCCTCTATTTGGCTAGACTATAGCCTATATCAGACAGACACTTTCAGAACTGGGACAGAGCTGTCAGAGTGGTCATGAGTTCACTCCAAGCTGAAACTTTTTGCACACCATTAAGGGTTAAATAAGGGATTTGATTCACTCCTGGACAGAAACTGAGGCTTCATAATGTCTCCTTAAATATTGCTTCATTTTATGAACCTCCTGATTCTTCTGTCAGGTCAGGAGGCaggaataaacatattttaatctggcctcagccagTTCCTAGCAGTGtcaccctgcacaagtcacttaaccccaactgtctagcctGCCTCCTTGTTTTTCACTGATTGCCAATCTGGAGCTCATTTGTGAGAACCCAATCAGAACCTGGTGCaggaaagaacagaaaatatcCTACCTTATCTCTCACTTCCATTATATACAGCAGGAGAACGAGCTGAGGCAATCCCTTGGAGGGCTCAGGGTATAGGAGCCCAGCTCTTCTCAACTTATATCCCAGTTATTAGATTTCAAAGATGGCTCCAGTTCCTGTTGTTCTCTTTAGAATGTTGCCTCTTCTCCCATCATTGTTTCACCTGAATTGTTAATGTTCAATGTACCTTTCTTTAAACtctaaataaaaatgacaaagttcCTAAGCAAGAGATGCCTCAGGTGCCCTTCACTTCCTACCAAATTGATGTCAAAAGATTAATAATGATTTCTTTTGTGCCTGAGATCTAAGGGTTGGAATCATGTAAAAGCGTTATCTGTCATATGACTCTTCATCTTAAAAAGGAGACTT
This sequence is a window from Monodelphis domestica isolate mMonDom1 chromosome 3, mMonDom1.pri, whole genome shotgun sequence. Protein-coding genes within it:
- the LOC100028125 gene encoding mas-related G-protein coupled receptor member X1-like — its product is MAESPTAEQWELVLNTTVQTSTKSSLDLPGEAHRKIVLPNWTEILSLVVALVGLVGNSIVLWLLAFRTQRSPFSVYILNLAAADALFLGSFFGLHMWRILGDLKPLILKLLLFCILRLSYCVGLSLLAAISTERCLSVLFPIWYRCHRPKHMSAAVCAILWALLGLFSAAFMALRFSSMFFVLFVWFSLLTCVLCVSSLTLVLRVQCSSQHRQPPRLYLLVLLTVLVFLLCGLPLGVIEGVWIFRRFPLMFSEVPSLLACVSSSANPFIYFFLGSQWHRRGREPLRVVLQRALGEEQVGGDGGRDTSHPNTLHELS